The following coding sequences lie in one Apium graveolens cultivar Ventura chromosome 3, ASM990537v1, whole genome shotgun sequence genomic window:
- the LOC141711761 gene encoding putative F-box protein At4g22660 isoform X2 produces MAFLPTKDRFFFASEFGRSGALTSSPTGFFDLPEDMSDKILLKMSLISILNFKTVCRSSRNVVRSFVSSSSNSQVHLVPWILLPRKLEDKRRIGFSTYDDQMVFMRTNAPPEFYDGLCLGTSHGWLVMLDKDIEPYLFNPFSFEKITLPEIFTFPNIQCLFGSVGSGYYIHYYENPYKHRRRIKSVQELRTKFVSKAVVSANPSHNNGNFFVLMISAWRKTGAILAFCYSGDDVWMQLGDHDESYCDVICHDDMFYALNYPDEIEIWDVHNGYPTKRTSIVAKYPQKVFDTKRSLKFRDCDTTRSYLVEVSGDLFLVVRFIGGLVRSHETSKFELRHETLCFQVYKLDTSIKKWEEVESLGDLVYFVGGNQSKSLLVPDNSAYKANSIYFTDDYWDMMYWRKNHYDIGVYHMEDKSIEKTLRFDWQNEPPPFWIDPESLVH; encoded by the exons ATGGCTTTTTTACCAACCAAAGATCGCTTCTTCTTTGCTTCAG AGTTTGGCAGGTCTGGTGCATTAACTTCATCACCCACTGGTTTTTTTGATCTTCCTGAAGATATGTCGGACAAGATCTTATTGAAAATGTCTCTAATCAGCATCTTGAACTTTAAGACTGTGTGCCGTTCTTCACGAAATGTTGTGAGATCTTTTGTCTCATCATCATCTAATAGTCAGGTCCATCTAGTACCGTGGATTTTGCTTCCTAGAAAACTAGAAGATAAAAGGAGAATCGGCTTCTCTACCTATGATGATCAAATGGTGTTTATGCGCACTAATGCACCCCCTGAATTTTATGATGGTTTATGTTTGGGAACCTCTCACGGATGGCTGGTGATGTTGGATAAAGATATAGAGCCATATCTCTTCAACCCTTTTTCATTTGAAAAAATCACATTACCAGAAATTTTTACTTTTCCAAATATTCAGTGTCTTTTTGGATCAGTTGGGAGTGGCTACTATATACACTACTATGAAAATCCTTATAAACACAGGCGGCGGATTAAGTCTGTGCAGGAATTAAGGACTAAATTTGTTTCTAAAGCTGTAGTTTCAGCGAACCCTTCTCACAACAATGGGAACTTCTTTGTGTTGATGATATCTGCATGGCGCAAGACTGGAGCAATACTTGCCTTTTGTTATTCTGGTGATGATGTATGGATGCAGCTAGGTGACCATGATGAATCCTACTGTGATGTTATATGCCATGATGATATGTTTTATGCTTTGAACTATCCAGACGAGATTGAAATTTGGGATGTCCATAATGGTTATCCTACAAAAAGAACAAGTATTGTTGCCAAGTACCCTCAGAAAGTTTTTGATACCAAGCGTTCTTTAAAATTCCGTGATTGTGATACAACCCGCAGTTACTTGGTGGAAGTGTCAGGGGATCTATTTCTTGTTGTGAGGTTTATTGGGGGGCTCGTCCGTAGTCATGAAACAAGTAAATTTGAATTGAGACATGAGACACTTTGTTTCCAAGTGTATAAGCTTGACACTAGTATAAAAAAGTGGGAAGAGGTGGAATCATTAGGTGATCTAGTGTATTTTGTAGGTGGAAATCAATCCAAGTCTCTTTTGGTCCCAGATAATTCAGCATACAAAGCAAATTCAATTTACTTTACGGATGATTATTGGGATATGATGTATTGGCGTAAAAATCATTATGATATTGGAGTCTATCACATGGAAGATAAAAGTATCGAGAAAACTCTTCGGTTTGATTGGCAGAATGAACCACCGCCTTTCTGGATTGACCCGGAATCTTTAGTACATTGA
- the LOC141711761 gene encoding putative F-box protein At4g22660 isoform X1 — MKNVVVEKETEQEGESSNNEEFGRSGALTSSPTGFFDLPEDMSDKILLKMSLISILNFKTVCRSSRNVVRSFVSSSSNSQVHLVPWILLPRKLEDKRRIGFSTYDDQMVFMRTNAPPEFYDGLCLGTSHGWLVMLDKDIEPYLFNPFSFEKITLPEIFTFPNIQCLFGSVGSGYYIHYYENPYKHRRRIKSVQELRTKFVSKAVVSANPSHNNGNFFVLMISAWRKTGAILAFCYSGDDVWMQLGDHDESYCDVICHDDMFYALNYPDEIEIWDVHNGYPTKRTSIVAKYPQKVFDTKRSLKFRDCDTTRSYLVEVSGDLFLVVRFIGGLVRSHETSKFELRHETLCFQVYKLDTSIKKWEEVESLGDLVYFVGGNQSKSLLVPDNSAYKANSIYFTDDYWDMMYWRKNHYDIGVYHMEDKSIEKTLRFDWQNEPPPFWIDPESLVH, encoded by the exons atgaaaaatgtggtggttgaaaaggaaaCCGAGCAAGAAGGAGAGAGTTCCAATAACGAAG AGTTTGGCAGGTCTGGTGCATTAACTTCATCACCCACTGGTTTTTTTGATCTTCCTGAAGATATGTCGGACAAGATCTTATTGAAAATGTCTCTAATCAGCATCTTGAACTTTAAGACTGTGTGCCGTTCTTCACGAAATGTTGTGAGATCTTTTGTCTCATCATCATCTAATAGTCAGGTCCATCTAGTACCGTGGATTTTGCTTCCTAGAAAACTAGAAGATAAAAGGAGAATCGGCTTCTCTACCTATGATGATCAAATGGTGTTTATGCGCACTAATGCACCCCCTGAATTTTATGATGGTTTATGTTTGGGAACCTCTCACGGATGGCTGGTGATGTTGGATAAAGATATAGAGCCATATCTCTTCAACCCTTTTTCATTTGAAAAAATCACATTACCAGAAATTTTTACTTTTCCAAATATTCAGTGTCTTTTTGGATCAGTTGGGAGTGGCTACTATATACACTACTATGAAAATCCTTATAAACACAGGCGGCGGATTAAGTCTGTGCAGGAATTAAGGACTAAATTTGTTTCTAAAGCTGTAGTTTCAGCGAACCCTTCTCACAACAATGGGAACTTCTTTGTGTTGATGATATCTGCATGGCGCAAGACTGGAGCAATACTTGCCTTTTGTTATTCTGGTGATGATGTATGGATGCAGCTAGGTGACCATGATGAATCCTACTGTGATGTTATATGCCATGATGATATGTTTTATGCTTTGAACTATCCAGACGAGATTGAAATTTGGGATGTCCATAATGGTTATCCTACAAAAAGAACAAGTATTGTTGCCAAGTACCCTCAGAAAGTTTTTGATACCAAGCGTTCTTTAAAATTCCGTGATTGTGATACAACCCGCAGTTACTTGGTGGAAGTGTCAGGGGATCTATTTCTTGTTGTGAGGTTTATTGGGGGGCTCGTCCGTAGTCATGAAACAAGTAAATTTGAATTGAGACATGAGACACTTTGTTTCCAAGTGTATAAGCTTGACACTAGTATAAAAAAGTGGGAAGAGGTGGAATCATTAGGTGATCTAGTGTATTTTGTAGGTGGAAATCAATCCAAGTCTCTTTTGGTCCCAGATAATTCAGCATACAAAGCAAATTCAATTTACTTTACGGATGATTATTGGGATATGATGTATTGGCGTAAAAATCATTATGATATTGGAGTCTATCACATGGAAGATAAAAGTATCGAGAAAACTCTTCGGTTTGATTGGCAGAATGAACCACCGCCTTTCTGGATTGACCCGGAATCTTTAGTACATTGA